Proteins encoded within one genomic window of Mycolicibacterium monacense:
- a CDS encoding carboxymuconolactone decarboxylase family protein produces the protein MTQTLEAGTTDRIKMFKAAPELYSAMMTLSEASIKDVDPVIGELIKIRASQINRCAFCLDMHTRDARKAGETEQRLALVAAWEEAGDLFTERERAALALAEAITEVAGRGAVGDEVYRRAAEVFTDRELAQVIAMTVTINAWNRINLAAPQPFPRR, from the coding sequence ATGACACAGACACTGGAAGCCGGAACCACCGACCGCATCAAGATGTTCAAGGCCGCACCGGAGCTCTACAGCGCGATGATGACGCTCTCGGAGGCGTCCATCAAGGACGTGGACCCCGTCATCGGCGAACTGATCAAGATCCGGGCGTCGCAGATCAACCGCTGCGCCTTCTGCCTCGACATGCACACCCGCGATGCCCGCAAGGCCGGCGAGACCGAACAGCGGCTCGCGCTGGTGGCGGCGTGGGAGGAGGCCGGCGATCTCTTCACCGAACGTGAACGCGCCGCGCTGGCGCTCGCCGAGGCCATCACCGAGGTCGCCGGGCGCGGGGCCGTCGGCGACGAGGTGTACCGGCGTGCCGCCGAGGTGTTCACCGACCGCGAGCTCGCCCAGGTGATCGCGATGACGGTGACGATCAACGCCTGGAATCGGATCAACCTCGCCGCGCCGCAGCCGTTCCCGCGTCGTTGA
- a CDS encoding NAD(P)H-quinone oxidoreductase: MQAIVAESPAKLIWTEVPERPLQSGDVRIDVVAAGINRADLLQAAGKYPPPKGASDIMGLEVSGVISDVADDVSGWAVGQPVCALLAGGGYAENVTVPAGQVMPVPESVDLAHAAALPEVACTVWSNVVMTAALAAGEVLLIHGGASGIGTHAIQVANALGCRVAVTAGSANKLDLCRELGAEVAINYRDEDFVERLRAETDGAGADVILDIMGAAYLDRNVDALATGGRLAIIGMQGGVKAELNIGKLLAKRASVTATALRSRPVSGPGSKSDIVAEVVANVWPMVADGRVRPIIGAEFPVQEAQAAQEMLDSGEVSGKVLLRVRD, encoded by the coding sequence ATGCAAGCGATCGTCGCGGAGTCCCCGGCAAAGCTGATCTGGACGGAAGTACCTGAACGCCCACTTCAATCGGGTGATGTGCGAATCGATGTGGTTGCCGCAGGAATCAACCGGGCCGACCTGTTACAGGCCGCAGGCAAGTATCCGCCGCCGAAGGGCGCCAGCGACATCATGGGCCTCGAGGTATCGGGCGTCATCAGCGACGTCGCCGACGACGTCTCCGGGTGGGCCGTGGGGCAACCGGTCTGCGCTTTGCTGGCAGGCGGCGGGTACGCAGAAAACGTCACCGTCCCGGCCGGCCAGGTCATGCCCGTCCCCGAGTCGGTGGACCTCGCCCATGCGGCCGCGCTACCGGAAGTGGCGTGCACGGTCTGGTCCAACGTCGTGATGACCGCCGCCCTGGCCGCCGGCGAGGTGCTGCTGATCCACGGCGGCGCCAGCGGGATCGGGACCCACGCCATCCAGGTGGCCAACGCGCTCGGCTGCCGGGTCGCCGTCACCGCGGGTTCGGCCAACAAGCTCGACCTGTGCCGGGAACTGGGCGCCGAGGTGGCGATCAACTATCGCGACGAGGATTTCGTCGAGCGGTTGCGCGCCGAGACCGACGGCGCGGGCGCCGACGTGATCCTCGACATCATGGGAGCGGCCTACCTCGACCGCAACGTCGACGCCCTGGCCACCGGCGGGCGGCTCGCCATCATCGGGATGCAGGGTGGCGTCAAGGCCGAACTCAACATCGGCAAGCTGCTCGCCAAACGCGCGAGTGTCACGGCGACCGCGTTGCGGTCGCGCCCCGTCAGCGGACCGGGCAGTAAGAGCGACATCGTCGCCGAGGTGGTGGCCAACGTCTGGCCGATGGTCGCCGACGGCCGGGTGCGCCCGATCATCGGCGCGGAATTCCCGGTACAGGAGGCGCAGGCCGCGCAGGAGATGCTCGACTCCGGTGAGGTGTCGGGCAAGGTGCTGCTGCGGGTACGCGACTGA
- a CDS encoding phosphotransferase family protein: MQTGSGAEITFDGDVVAKLHRPGTDPRALRIRLGVAQELRGILLAPLTVVPGQVGHRWQSRWPRVETVAPQPDQLPWAEAGALLARLHAQPVTARLPHGWPARLRRVVERHRTAEVAEPVRTALTGLPPAVWRAGSPDRPRTYVHGDFHLGQLGRRAPGLPWVLMDVDDLGVGDPAWDLARPAGFWAAGHVPDGDWAAFVGAYRHGGGAALVDAPDDPWPVLDPFARAAVVAAAAHHPDDELLAAACERMV; the protein is encoded by the coding sequence GTGCAGACCGGGTCCGGTGCGGAGATCACGTTCGACGGTGACGTCGTCGCCAAACTGCACCGGCCCGGAACCGATCCGCGGGCGTTGCGCATCCGATTGGGGGTTGCCCAGGAGTTGCGGGGCATCCTGCTCGCGCCGCTGACGGTGGTCCCCGGCCAGGTCGGCCACCGCTGGCAGAGCCGGTGGCCACGTGTGGAAACCGTTGCCCCGCAACCAGATCAGCTGCCGTGGGCGGAGGCCGGCGCGCTGCTCGCGCGATTGCACGCCCAGCCGGTCACGGCCCGGCTGCCGCACGGGTGGCCGGCCCGGTTGCGGCGGGTGGTCGAGCGCCACCGGACCGCCGAGGTCGCCGAACCGGTCCGCACGGCGCTCACGGGACTCCCGCCCGCGGTGTGGCGGGCCGGATCGCCGGACCGGCCCCGTACATACGTCCACGGCGACTTCCACCTCGGTCAACTCGGCAGGCGGGCGCCCGGTCTGCCGTGGGTGCTCATGGACGTCGACGACCTCGGGGTGGGTGACCCGGCGTGGGATCTGGCTCGGCCGGCCGGCTTCTGGGCGGCCGGACACGTCCCCGACGGTGACTGGGCGGCGTTCGTCGGCGCATACCGGCACGGCGGCGGCGCGGCGCTGGTCGATGCACCGGACGATCCGTGGCCGGTGCTCGACCCGTTCGCCCGGGCTGCGGTGGTCGCCGCCGCAGCGCACCACCCCGACGACGAACTGCTGGCCGCCGCCTGCGAGCGGATGGTCTAG
- the wzm gene encoding galactan export ABC transporter permease subunit Wzm/RfbD, with protein sequence MSFDEASAQSKTMARAWRDLREGFGKRELWLHLGWQDIKQRYRRSVLGPFWITIATGATAVAMGLLYSKLFKLELSEHLPYVTMGLIVWNLINASILEGAEVFIANEGLIKQLPTPLSVHVYRLVWRQMILFAHNIIIFVVIAIIYPKPWHWTDLAVFPALALIMLNCVWVSLCFGILATRYRDIGPLLNSIVQLLFFMTPIIWNEATLQAQGAGQWAKIVELNPLLHYLDIVRAPLLGADQEVRHWIVVLVLTVIGWTFAAFAMKQYRARVPYWV encoded by the coding sequence ATGAGTTTCGATGAGGCGTCCGCGCAGTCGAAGACGATGGCGCGCGCGTGGCGTGACCTCCGTGAGGGTTTCGGCAAACGCGAGCTGTGGCTGCACCTCGGGTGGCAGGACATCAAACAGCGCTACCGCCGGTCGGTGCTCGGCCCGTTCTGGATCACCATCGCCACCGGCGCCACCGCGGTCGCGATGGGGTTGTTGTATTCGAAGCTGTTCAAACTCGAGCTGTCCGAACACCTTCCGTACGTGACCATGGGCTTGATCGTCTGGAACCTCATCAACGCGTCGATCCTCGAGGGCGCCGAGGTGTTCATCGCCAACGAAGGCCTGATCAAACAGCTGCCGACGCCGCTGTCGGTGCACGTCTACCGGCTGGTGTGGCGGCAGATGATCCTGTTCGCGCACAACATCATAATCTTCGTCGTCATCGCGATCATCTATCCGAAACCGTGGCACTGGACCGATCTCGCCGTGTTCCCGGCGCTGGCGCTGATCATGCTCAACTGCGTGTGGGTTTCGCTGTGCTTCGGGATCCTGGCGACCCGGTACCGGGACATCGGACCGCTGCTGAACAGCATCGTGCAGCTGCTGTTCTTCATGACGCCGATCATCTGGAACGAGGCCACGCTGCAGGCTCAGGGCGCCGGGCAGTGGGCCAAGATCGTCGAGCTCAACCCGCTGCTGCACTACCTCGACATCGTGCGGGCGCCCCTGCTGGGCGCCGACCAGGAGGTGCGGCACTGGATCGTGGTGCTCGTGCTGACGGTGATCGGGTGGACATTCGCGGCATTCGCGATGAAGCAGTACCGGGCGCGGGTGCCGTACTGGGTCTGA
- the wzt gene encoding galactan export ABC transporter ATP-binding subunit Wzt/RfbE — MRCPPASRCRASAADPRTPAPVSTCRAAVAVPRIETRDAWVEFPIFDAKTRSLKKAFLGKAGGAIGRNDSNVVVIEALRDITMSLELGDRVGLVGHNGAGKSTLLRLLSGIYEPTRGSATVTGRVAPVFDLGVGMDPEISGYENIIIRGLFLGQTRKQMLAKVDEIAEFTELGDYLSMPLRTYSTGMRVRLAMGVVTSIDPEILLLDEGIGAVDADFLKKAQSRLQSLVERSGILVFASHSNEFLARLCKTAMWIDHGTVKMTGGIEDVVRAYEGEDAARHVREVLDEHRGDWSSTDERSREENSATDEPSR, encoded by the coding sequence GTGCGTTGCCCCCCGGCATCGCGGTGCAGGGCCAGCGCGGCGGACCCGCGCACCCCGGCACCGGTCAGTACCTGTAGGGCAGCGGTGGCGGTTCCTCGTATCGAGACCCGTGACGCATGGGTCGAGTTCCCGATCTTCGATGCCAAGACCCGGTCGCTGAAGAAGGCGTTCCTCGGAAAGGCCGGCGGGGCCATCGGGCGCAACGACTCGAACGTCGTCGTCATCGAAGCCCTCCGCGACATCACCATGTCGCTGGAACTCGGGGACCGGGTCGGTCTGGTCGGCCACAACGGCGCAGGTAAATCGACACTGCTGCGGTTGCTGTCGGGCATCTACGAGCCGACCCGGGGGTCTGCCACCGTGACGGGCCGGGTGGCGCCGGTGTTCGACCTCGGCGTCGGGATGGATCCGGAGATCTCCGGCTACGAGAACATCATCATCCGCGGACTGTTCCTCGGTCAGACGCGTAAGCAGATGCTGGCCAAGGTCGACGAGATCGCGGAGTTCACCGAACTCGGTGACTACCTGTCGATGCCGCTGCGCACGTACTCCACAGGTATGCGGGTGCGGTTGGCGATGGGTGTGGTCACCAGCATCGACCCGGAGATCCTGCTGCTCGACGAGGGTATCGGGGCGGTGGACGCCGACTTCCTCAAGAAGGCGCAGTCGCGACTGCAGAGCCTGGTCGAACGGTCCGGGATCCTGGTGTTCGCCAGCCACTCCAACGAATTCCTCGCCCGGTTGTGCAAGACCGCGATGTGGATCGACCACGGCACCGTCAAGATGACCGGCGGTATCGAGGACGTCGTGCGGGCCTACGAGGGTGAGGACGCCGCGCGGCATGTGCGAGAAGTGCTCGACGAACACCGCGGGGACTGGTCTTCCACCGACGAGCGCTCGCGCGAGGAGAATTCAGCCACCGACGAGCCTTCCCGATGA
- a CDS encoding cysteine desulfurase-like protein: MAYDVARVRGLHPSLGDGWVHFDAQHGMLLPDAVATTVSTAFRGSMSTTVGPHPSARRSAAVLHAARQAVADLVNGDPRGVVLGADRALLLASLADAASSRVGLGYEVVVTRLDDEANIAPWLRAANRYGAKIKWAEVDIETGELPAWQWEGLITGPTRLVAITSASSTIGTVTDLRAVTKLVHEVGGLVVVDHSAAAPYRLIDLEEIDADVVALNAVAWGGPPIGALVFRDPSTIEQFGSVSLDPYATGPARLEVGVHQFGMLAGVVASIEYLAGLDENATGTRRERLSLSMQSATSYMSRLFDYLLMSLRSLPLVMVIGQPEVRIPTLSFAVRDVPAEKVVQRLADNGVLAIANANSRVLDVIGVDDIGGAVTIGLAHYTTTAEVDQLVRALASLG; the protein is encoded by the coding sequence ATGGCATACGACGTCGCCCGGGTGCGTGGATTGCACCCCTCATTGGGCGACGGTTGGGTGCACTTCGACGCCCAGCACGGGATGCTGCTGCCCGACGCGGTGGCCACGACGGTCTCCACCGCGTTCCGGGGGTCGATGTCGACCACCGTGGGCCCGCATCCGTCGGCGCGGCGCAGCGCCGCGGTGCTGCACGCGGCCCGCCAGGCGGTCGCCGACCTGGTGAACGGCGATCCCCGCGGTGTGGTGCTCGGCGCCGACCGCGCGCTGCTGCTGGCCTCGCTGGCCGATGCCGCGTCGTCGCGGGTGGGTCTGGGCTACGAGGTGGTCGTCACCCGACTGGACGACGAGGCGAACATCGCGCCGTGGCTGCGTGCGGCCAACCGGTACGGCGCCAAGATCAAGTGGGCCGAGGTCGACATCGAAACCGGTGAACTGCCCGCCTGGCAGTGGGAGGGGTTGATCACCGGCCCGACCCGCCTGGTGGCGATCACATCGGCGTCCTCGACCATCGGCACGGTCACCGATCTGCGGGCGGTGACCAAACTCGTACACGAGGTGGGCGGTCTGGTCGTCGTCGACCACTCCGCGGCGGCCCCGTACCGGCTGATCGACCTCGAGGAGATCGACGCGGACGTCGTGGCGCTCAACGCGGTGGCATGGGGCGGTCCGCCGATCGGCGCGCTGGTCTTCCGCGATCCGTCGACCATCGAACAGTTCGGTTCGGTGTCGCTGGATCCGTATGCGACCGGGCCGGCCCGCCTGGAGGTCGGGGTGCACCAGTTCGGCATGCTCGCCGGGGTGGTGGCCAGCATCGAGTATCTGGCGGGTCTCGACGAGAACGCCACCGGCACCCGGCGCGAGCGGCTGTCGCTGTCGATGCAGTCCGCCACCTCGTACATGAGCAGGCTCTTCGACTACCTGTTGATGTCGCTGCGCTCGCTACCGCTGGTGATGGTGATCGGTCAGCCCGAGGTTCGCATCCCGACGCTGAGTTTCGCGGTCCGCGACGTCCCGGCCGAGAAGGTGGTGCAGCGGCTCGCCGACAACGGTGTGCTGGCCATCGCGAACGCGAACTCCCGGGTCCTCGACGTCATCGGCGTCGACGACATCGGCGGAGCCGTGACGATCGGGCTTGCGCACTACACCACCACCGCCGAGGTCGACCAGCTGGTGCGCGCACTGGCGTCGCTGGGCTGA
- the glfT1 gene encoding galactofuranosyltransferase GlfT1, which yields MTDRIYVVVVTHRRPESLAQSLDALCAQTRRPDGLIVVDNDSESRVRELVASQPIPSTYLGSRRNLGGAGGFALGMLHALAEGADWVWLADDDGRPLDPSVLGVLLDCATRYGLAEVSPMVCNIDDPERLAFPLRRGLVWRRRVSELGEGELLRGYASLFNGALFRASTIEAVGVPDLRLFVRGDEVELHRRLVRSGLPFATCLRATYLHPCGTDEFKPILGGRMHTQYPDDATKRFFTYRNRGYLLSQPGLRKLLPQEWVRFGWYFLVSRRDPAGLREWIRLRRLGREERFGRPGT from the coding sequence ATGACAGACAGGATCTACGTCGTCGTCGTGACCCACCGGCGTCCGGAGTCGCTGGCGCAATCGCTCGACGCGCTGTGCGCGCAGACGCGCCGGCCGGACGGGCTCATCGTGGTGGACAACGATTCCGAATCCCGCGTCCGGGAACTGGTTGCCTCCCAACCCATTCCGTCGACCTACCTGGGATCGCGCCGGAATCTCGGGGGCGCAGGAGGTTTCGCGCTCGGCATGCTGCACGCGCTCGCCGAGGGGGCGGACTGGGTGTGGCTGGCCGACGACGACGGACGGCCGCTGGATCCCTCGGTGCTCGGCGTGCTGCTGGACTGTGCGACCCGGTACGGGCTGGCGGAGGTGTCGCCGATGGTGTGCAACATCGACGACCCGGAGCGTCTGGCGTTCCCGCTGCGCCGCGGCCTGGTCTGGCGGCGACGTGTCTCAGAGCTCGGCGAGGGGGAACTGCTGCGCGGTTACGCCTCGCTGTTCAACGGTGCGCTGTTCCGTGCCTCGACGATCGAGGCGGTCGGGGTGCCGGATCTGCGGTTGTTCGTCCGCGGCGACGAGGTGGAATTGCACCGCCGACTGGTGCGGTCCGGTCTGCCGTTCGCGACCTGCCTGCGCGCCACCTACCTCCATCCCTGCGGCACCGACGAATTCAAGCCGATCCTCGGTGGACGCATGCACACCCAGTACCCCGACGACGCGACCAAACGCTTCTTCACCTACCGCAACCGCGGATACCTGTTGTCCCAGCCGGGACTTCGCAAACTGCTCCCGCAGGAGTGGGTGCGGTTCGGCTGGTACTTCCTGGTGTCCCGGCGCGACCCCGCCGGGCTGCGCGAGTGGATCCGGTTACGCCGTCTTGGTCGTGAGGAGAGGTTCGGGAGGCCGGGCACATGA
- a CDS encoding bacterial proteasome activator family protein: MTLNNDDDNIEIIGGDAHADDPADGGDGKSLTDLVEQPAKVMRIGTMIKQLLEEVRAAPLDDASRNRLREIHHTSIQELEEGLAPELREELERLTLPFTEDSVPSDAELRIAQAQLVGWLEGLFHGIQTALFAQQMAARAQLEQMRQGALPPGIAVQGQRGGPAHPGTGQYL; this comes from the coding sequence ATGACGCTGAACAACGACGACGACAACATCGAGATCATCGGCGGTGACGCACACGCTGACGACCCCGCAGATGGCGGTGACGGCAAGTCGCTGACCGACCTGGTCGAACAGCCGGCCAAGGTGATGCGGATCGGCACCATGATCAAGCAGCTGCTCGAGGAGGTGCGGGCCGCTCCCCTCGACGACGCCAGCCGCAACCGGCTGCGCGAGATCCACCACACGAGCATCCAGGAACTCGAAGAGGGCCTGGCGCCGGAGTTGCGCGAAGAACTCGAACGCCTGACGTTGCCCTTCACCGAGGACAGCGTCCCGTCCGACGCCGAGTTGCGCATCGCCCAGGCACAGCTGGTCGGGTGGCTCGAGGGGCTCTTCCACGGAATCCAGACCGCGCTGTTCGCCCAGCAGATGGCTGCCAGGGCACAGCTCGAACAGATGCGGCAGGGTGCGTTGCCCCCCGGCATCGCGGTGCAGGGCCAGCGCGGCGGACCCGCGCACCCCGGCACCGGTCAGTACCTGTAG
- the pdxR gene encoding MocR-like pyridoxine biosynthesis transcription factor PdxR, with product MTSWANPGTRDLHLDLHEVIRPGARGVRELLVNALREAVRSGRLAAGTMLPPSRTLAADLGIARNTVAESYAELVAEGWLASRQGAGTWVVSSQASHQIARPRRVRTTARHNLMPGSPDVSEFPRSAWLASARRALTNAPSEAFWMGDPRGRPELREALADYLARVRGVRTSPETIVICAGVRHAVELLTRVLGAQRPIAVEAYGLFIFRDAIGALGGSTVPIGLDGHGAVIGDLDGHDVPAVLLTPAHHNPHGMPLHPTRRTAAVEWAQRRGAYVLEDDYDGEFRYDRQPVGAMQSLDPERVVYLGSASKSLAPALRLGWMALPDALVEPVLAAAGGTQFFVDALAQLTMADFITAGHYDRHIRRMRMRYRRRRDRLVDALAPFDVETRGLAAGLNALLTLPDGAEREVLQRAGNAGIALVGLSAMRHPAAGPDVADPDGVIVGFGAPADHAFAAAVEALCDVLEATLR from the coding sequence GTGACTTCGTGGGCCAATCCGGGTACGCGCGACCTGCACCTCGACCTGCACGAGGTGATCCGTCCCGGCGCCCGCGGAGTGCGCGAACTGCTGGTCAACGCGCTGCGCGAGGCCGTGCGCTCGGGGCGGCTCGCGGCGGGCACCATGCTGCCGCCGTCGCGCACACTCGCGGCCGACCTCGGCATCGCCCGCAACACGGTCGCCGAGTCGTACGCCGAACTCGTCGCCGAGGGCTGGCTCGCGTCACGGCAGGGCGCGGGCACCTGGGTGGTCAGCTCCCAGGCGAGCCACCAGATCGCCCGGCCCCGGCGAGTGCGCACGACGGCGCGACACAACCTGATGCCCGGCTCCCCCGACGTGTCGGAGTTCCCTCGCAGCGCCTGGCTCGCCTCCGCCCGCCGCGCGCTGACCAACGCCCCCAGCGAGGCGTTCTGGATGGGCGATCCGCGCGGCCGACCGGAGCTTCGCGAGGCACTCGCCGACTACCTCGCACGGGTGCGCGGCGTCCGCACCTCACCGGAGACGATCGTGATCTGCGCCGGGGTCCGGCACGCGGTGGAGCTGCTCACCCGGGTCCTCGGGGCGCAGCGCCCGATCGCCGTCGAGGCCTACGGCCTGTTCATCTTCCGTGACGCGATCGGCGCGCTCGGGGGGTCGACGGTGCCAATCGGCCTCGACGGCCACGGTGCGGTGATCGGCGACCTCGACGGACATGACGTGCCCGCGGTCCTCCTCACACCGGCCCACCACAATCCGCACGGTATGCCGCTGCACCCCACCCGCCGCACCGCCGCGGTGGAGTGGGCCCAGCGTCGCGGCGCCTATGTCCTCGAGGACGACTACGACGGCGAGTTTCGCTACGACCGTCAACCCGTCGGCGCGATGCAGAGCCTGGACCCCGAACGGGTGGTGTACCTGGGCTCGGCCAGCAAGAGCCTCGCCCCCGCGTTGCGGCTGGGATGGATGGCGCTGCCCGACGCGCTCGTCGAACCCGTCCTGGCCGCCGCGGGTGGCACCCAGTTCTTCGTCGACGCACTCGCCCAACTGACCATGGCCGACTTCATCACCGCCGGCCACTACGACCGCCACATCCGCCGGATGCGGATGCGCTACCGGCGGCGGCGGGACCGGCTCGTCGACGCGCTCGCCCCGTTCGACGTCGAAACCCGCGGTCTGGCAGCGGGACTCAACGCGCTGCTGACGCTGCCCGACGGCGCCGAACGCGAGGTGCTGCAGCGGGCGGGCAATGCGGGGATCGCGCTGGTGGGCCTGTCCGCGATGCGACATCCGGCGGCCGGACCGGACGTCGCGGACCCCGACGGTGTGATCGTCGGCTTCGGCGCACCGGCCGATCACGCCTTCGCCGCGGCGGTCGAAGCGCTGTGCGACGTCCTGGAGGCCACGCTGCGCTGA
- the gjpA gene encoding outer membrane porin GjpA: MELRLRPYATAGVALVGASAIAMAPLAPPLPDVKIASPSVNLSADIDPFTPWVNVFENAETNIADLIDDWAEAPFPVLQQVIVNQLGYFSELPDFELIAGQVLHNLEAAVAVLYEQDLSTLGPGFVNGIPNPAIKQLVFGLLPTFAPALADLQPLLDFSTSPLSGVLFGLVGPVIGPVLALASSIEAIVGNLTSEEPDVGAAFNTLINIPAAMADAFLNGGQVLNLTPLVSALDLDLPEGTEIGIAFGGLLSPGGSIFNALDIELDFALAPPPVPPFHISIPGQGPGAIGSLINLSQAIARALGWDGTGNPLHEEEDTPPPAPEARLVGDTSIVNASTTAITVPETTDVDAGKTGDVTPSTDGAAAVDTTVGSGAPTEVEQVKVEDNLPAVLDEETDTTPEKPATKRVNPGAKIAGALKSAGDQLNSAVNDLGKKLTKRPSKKAPAADNEKASAPEKDTSTDKAPAASE; this comes from the coding sequence ATGGAACTGAGACTTCGTCCGTATGCGACTGCCGGGGTCGCCCTGGTGGGTGCCAGCGCCATCGCGATGGCCCCGTTGGCGCCGCCGCTGCCGGATGTCAAGATCGCCAGCCCGTCGGTCAATCTCTCCGCCGACATCGATCCCTTCACCCCGTGGGTGAACGTCTTCGAGAACGCCGAGACGAATATCGCGGACCTCATCGACGACTGGGCCGAAGCTCCGTTCCCCGTTCTGCAGCAGGTCATCGTCAACCAGCTCGGCTACTTCAGTGAGCTCCCCGACTTCGAGTTGATCGCCGGACAGGTGCTCCACAACCTTGAGGCTGCTGTCGCCGTCCTGTACGAGCAGGATCTGAGCACGCTCGGCCCGGGCTTCGTCAACGGCATCCCGAATCCGGCGATTAAGCAACTCGTGTTTGGCCTTCTTCCCACTTTCGCGCCGGCGCTAGCCGACCTTCAACCGCTGCTCGACTTCTCCACCAGTCCGCTGAGCGGCGTGCTGTTCGGCCTGGTCGGTCCTGTGATCGGCCCGGTCCTGGCGCTGGCCAGCAGCATCGAGGCGATTGTCGGCAACCTCACCAGCGAGGAACCGGATGTCGGAGCGGCATTCAATACGCTGATCAACATCCCCGCCGCGATGGCCGATGCGTTCCTCAACGGTGGCCAGGTCCTCAACCTGACCCCGTTGGTCTCGGCGTTGGACTTGGATTTGCCGGAAGGCACCGAGATCGGGATCGCCTTCGGCGGCCTTCTCAGCCCCGGCGGTTCGATCTTCAACGCTCTCGACATCGAACTGGACTTTGCGCTTGCGCCCCCGCCCGTTCCGCCCTTCCACATCTCCATTCCCGGTCAGGGACCCGGCGCCATCGGTTCGCTCATCAACCTGTCCCAGGCCATCGCGAGGGCCCTCGGGTGGGACGGCACGGGCAACCCGCTTCATGAAGAAGAGGACACCCCGCCGCCCGCGCCGGAAGCCCGTCTGGTGGGTGACACGTCCATCGTCAATGCCTCGACCACGGCAATCACCGTTCCCGAGACGACGGACGTCGACGCCGGGAAGACCGGCGACGTGACACCGTCGACCGACGGCGCGGCCGCCGTCGATACGACCGTCGGCAGCGGAGCGCCCACCGAAGTCGAGCAGGTGAAGGTCGAAGACAACCTGCCCGCCGTTCTCGACGAGGAGACCGACACCACCCCCGAGAAGCCCGCGACGAAGCGCGTCAACCCCGGCGCCAAGATCGCAGGCGCCCTCAAGTCGGCCGGTGACCAGCTGAACTCGGCGGTCAACGACCTCGGCAAGAAGCTCACGAAGCGTCCGTCGAAGAAGGCTCCCGCCGCCGACAACGAGAAGGCATCGGCGCCGGAGAAGGACACCTCGACTGACAAGGCTCCGGCAGCGAGCGAATAA
- a CDS encoding TFIIB-type zinc ribbon-containing protein: MSIPPYQPPTSASAPGPGNTLVCPKCKGVMRTYERNGIHLEQCDTCRGIFLDLGELEALTEMENRFVQAAPPPPPPPASYGAGYGSGYGYGPGWGHRGNKHYRKQGFGRLFFSS, encoded by the coding sequence ATGAGCATCCCGCCGTACCAACCGCCGACCTCCGCTTCCGCACCCGGGCCGGGTAACACCCTGGTCTGCCCGAAATGCAAGGGCGTCATGCGGACGTACGAGCGCAACGGAATTCACCTCGAGCAGTGCGACACCTGCCGCGGCATCTTCCTCGACCTCGGCGAACTCGAGGCGCTCACCGAGATGGAGAACCGGTTCGTGCAGGCTGCCCCGCCACCGCCGCCGCCACCGGCGAGCTACGGCGCCGGCTATGGATCGGGTTACGGTTACGGCCCGGGCTGGGGCCACCGCGGCAACAAGCACTACCGCAAACAGGGCTTCGGGCGGCTGTTCTTCTCCAGCTAG
- a CDS encoding GtrA family protein, translating into MSPQLSLTTQIWRFLLTGGFAAIVDFGLYVLLLEAGLHVNVAKTISFIAGTTTAYLINRRWTFQAPPSRARFLAVCALYATTYAAQVGINYILYTAWDDKSWRVPVAFVIAQGTATVINFVVQRAVIFRWAGAQRLGDE; encoded by the coding sequence ATGTCGCCCCAACTGTCGTTGACCACGCAGATCTGGCGGTTCCTGCTCACCGGCGGCTTCGCCGCGATCGTGGACTTCGGCCTCTACGTACTGCTGCTCGAAGCGGGTCTGCACGTCAACGTCGCCAAGACGATCAGCTTCATCGCCGGCACCACGACGGCCTACCTGATCAACCGGCGCTGGACCTTCCAGGCCCCGCCCAGCCGGGCCCGGTTCCTCGCGGTGTGCGCGCTCTACGCGACCACCTACGCCGCGCAGGTGGGCATCAACTACATCCTCTACACGGCGTGGGACGACAAGTCCTGGCGCGTGCCGGTGGCCTTCGTCATCGCGCAGGGCACCGCGACGGTGATCAACTTCGTCGTCCAGCGCGCGGTGATCTTCCGGTGGGCAGGAGCGCAGCGACTCGGGGATGAATAG